One region of Fragaria vesca subsp. vesca linkage group LG4, FraVesHawaii_1.0, whole genome shotgun sequence genomic DNA includes:
- the LOC101298008 gene encoding protein GLUTAMINE DUMPER 3-like: protein MAAREPFNVTVRSPAVTTQRSPWHSPVPYLFGGLAAMLGLIAFALLILACSYWKLSGYLENSENDGERDLEAGEGGKGDETQKAPPVFEEKILVIMAGDAKPTFLATPISSRSSSFGDSSSTNSTSTCSCGKSDKSVEMAEQTETTTVKLETSGGAENVHHHHENSTEATHEASTDQTHQTN, encoded by the coding sequence ATGGCAGCAAGAGAGCCTTTTAACGTGACAGTCAGGTCACCGGCCGTGACCACTCAGCGGTCACCGTGGCATTCGCCGGTCCCTTACCTTTTCGGCGGTTTGGCGGCCATGTTGGGCCTCATCGCCTTTGCCCTTCTCATCTTAGCCTGTTCTTACTGGAAGCTTTCCGGCTACCTCGAGAACAGCGAAAACGACGGCGAGCGAGACCTGGAGGCCGGCGAAGGAGGCAAAGGCGACGAGACCCAGAAGGCCCCGCCGGTTTTCGAAGAGAAAATATTGGTGATCATGGCCGGTGACGCCAAGCCAACTTTCTTGGCCACCCCCATTTCGAGTAGGTCATCGTCTTTCGGGGACAGTTCGAGTACTAATAGCACAAGTACTTGTAGCTGCGGGAAGAGTGACAAGTCGGTGGAAATGGCCGAGCAGACTGAGACGACGACTGTGAAATTGGAAACAAGTGGCGGCGCTGAAAATGTTCATCATCATCATGAGAACAGCACCGAGGCGACGCATGAGGCCTCAACAGATCAGACTCATCAGACCAATTGA
- the LOC101311758 gene encoding uncharacterized protein LOC101311758, which produces MTSFESPSTSTLDKPHSLAQMMLFQSEKASATEIVVIPKLEEPATSGLPLGVQITNPPAAEFLQTEPSKLILTLSRGGGDHLIISEFVPGSASSSFWKNSASECSLIICELFWVWFGLLNLKLSADHHKEFTGQQYLYKDKVNAFLNQLLTFSLKVKLTNFSTLFEVFVQFCFEFCGLVYKFGYSYAIL; this is translated from the exons ATGACAAGCTTCGAGTCTCCTTCAACCTCCACTCTGGACAAGCCTCACTCCTTGGCACAAATGATGCTATTTCAGAGTGAAAAGGCTTCTGCAACTGAGATTGTGGTTATTCCGAAATTGGAAGAACCTGCAACAAGTGGATTGCCATTAGGGGTTCAGATTACGAATCCTCCTGCTGCAGAGTTCCTCCAGACTGAGCCATCAAAATTGATTTTAACCCTATCAAGAGGGGGTGGTGACCACCTGATCATTTCAGAGTTTGTTCCGGGA AGTGCATCTTCAAGCTTTTGGAAAAATAGTGCATCTGAATGCTCTCTAATAATTTGTGAACTATTCTGGGTCTGG TTTGGTTTGCTGAACCTGAAGCTTTCAGCAGACCATCACAAG GAATTTACGGGACAACAATATCTGTACAAGGATAAAGTTAATGCCTTCTTGAATCAGCTTTTGACTTTCTCATTGAAGGTAAAGTTGACAAATTTCAGTACCCTTTTTGAGGTTTTTGTTCAATTTTGTTTTGAATTTTGTGGTTTGGTTTATAAGTTTGGGTATTCATATGCGATTCTATGA